The proteins below are encoded in one region of Caloramator mitchellensis:
- a CDS encoding nucleotide sugar dehydrogenase, with protein MDRVDERFKRVAVFGQGFVGLPLSLSFAMRGCDVYGVDVVESLVVEINKGITHHKEGFEGRSIQEILKEQLEVGRFRATSDAVGAIKNCNNIVVTVGIPIRDGKHDLTDLIECCTLIGRNLKREDLVVIRSTVIPGTTEDILLPILEKESGMRAGVDFYLAYSSERIAEGKAFEEFAYMPTVVAGINEASAELAKELLEVVCKADVHIASSMKVVETAKVFENVQRDVNIAMVQEFARFTEALGINIFEVIKVANTHKRVNLLTPGPGVGGYCIPNAYHYLEPKAKDLDVQLDILKLAREKNANLPVVMVNIFEKLLNRSFKSLENAKVAVLGIAMKDYSNDDRISPPIEIIKILRNRGAQVLAYDPAVVTEYNFKVGTLEEAVNGADGIMVLARQKEFDEIDVEDFIKMLNKNTVIFDAKNLFEGKKDLFEEKGILYRTI; from the coding sequence ATGGATAGAGTGGATGAAAGATTCAAAAGGGTTGCGGTATTTGGACAAGGGTTTGTAGGGCTGCCTCTTTCACTTAGCTTTGCTATGAGGGGCTGCGATGTATATGGAGTTGATGTAGTTGAAAGTTTGGTTGTTGAAATAAATAAAGGAATAACTCATCATAAGGAAGGATTTGAAGGCAGAAGTATTCAGGAAATTTTGAAGGAACAGCTTGAAGTTGGAAGGTTTAGAGCCACCAGCGATGCAGTAGGGGCTATAAAGAACTGCAACAATATAGTTGTAACTGTTGGTATTCCAATAAGGGATGGGAAACACGATTTGACGGACCTTATTGAATGCTGCACATTGATAGGCAGAAATTTGAAAAGGGAAGATTTAGTTGTAATAAGAAGCACAGTAATTCCAGGAACGACTGAGGATATTCTGCTTCCGATTCTTGAAAAGGAATCGGGTATGAGGGCAGGGGTGGATTTCTACCTTGCATATTCATCTGAGAGAATTGCTGAGGGAAAGGCGTTTGAGGAGTTTGCTTATATGCCAACGGTTGTTGCTGGAATAAATGAAGCAAGTGCAGAATTGGCGAAAGAACTGTTGGAAGTTGTGTGCAAGGCAGATGTGCATATTGCCAGCAGCATGAAGGTTGTTGAGACGGCAAAGGTTTTTGAAAATGTTCAAAGGGATGTAAATATTGCGATGGTGCAGGAGTTTGCAAGGTTTACAGAGGCTTTGGGAATCAATATTTTTGAGGTTATAAAGGTTGCAAATACGCATAAAAGGGTTAATCTACTAACTCCGGGTCCGGGTGTTGGTGGGTATTGCATCCCAAATGCCTATCATTATCTTGAGCCAAAGGCGAAGGATTTAGACGTGCAGCTTGATATATTGAAGCTGGCGCGCGAGAAAAATGCAAATTTACCAGTAGTTATGGTCAATATATTCGAGAAACTGTTAAACAGGTCTTTTAAGAGTTTAGAAAACGCAAAAGTTGCAGTTTTGGGAATAGCGATGAAGGATTATTCAAACGATGACAGAATCAGCCCACCAATTGAGATAATTAAAATTTTAAGAAACCGCGGGGCACAGGTTTTGGCATACGACCCTGCAGTTGTTACAGAGTATAATTTTAAAGTTGGAACTTTAGAGGAAGCTGTAAATGGGGCAGATGGAATAATGGTTCTTGCAAGACAAAAGGAATTTGACGAGATAGATGTTGAAGATTTTATTAAAATGCTGAACAAAAACACTGTAATATTTGACGCTAAAAATTTGTTTGAGGGGAAAAAGGACCTTTTTGAGGAAAAAGGTATATTATATAGAACTATTTAA
- a CDS encoding glycosyltransferase family 4 protein, which translates to MKVMHIISGGEVGGSRVHLLSLVSNSECDEHIIICLMDGKLYREAIEMGLDIRLIEQKNRFDLKVVDDIVRICKEEEVRLVNCHGARANFLAYFLRQKLKVPFVTTIHSDYMKDYEGNFFKTLVFSNINKMVLRYFDYYIAVSDEFKKMLVERRFDENRIFVVYNGIDFNNVLLKSNRKNILKKYKIRNDSKIITMVARLHPIKGHKFLFDAIKLVLKEYDDVVFLLIGDGSFKSELLNYSKELNILHRLRFLGFHKPDEYLAVSNFTVLTSQSESFPLSILEAAKYKKTVVATDVGGVSKLIEDGVNGYLVNYGEVEELAEKILSLLRDDLKCQQFGQRLHEKAKENYSVEKFAKQYRDIYVKIEGAGRTGNGR; encoded by the coding sequence ATGAAAGTTATGCATATTATAAGTGGAGGGGAAGTTGGAGGTTCGAGGGTTCATCTTTTGAGTCTGGTTTCAAATTCTGAATGTGATGAGCATATTATAATATGTCTTATGGATGGTAAGCTTTATAGGGAAGCTATTGAGATGGGGCTTGATATAAGACTGATTGAGCAGAAGAATAGATTTGATTTAAAGGTTGTTGACGATATTGTAAGGATTTGCAAAGAGGAAGAGGTAAGATTAGTTAATTGCCATGGTGCAAGGGCAAATTTTTTGGCGTATTTTTTAAGACAAAAGTTGAAAGTTCCTTTTGTTACTACAATTCACAGCGACTATATGAAGGATTACGAAGGCAATTTTTTTAAGACATTGGTGTTTTCAAATATAAATAAAATGGTTTTAAGGTATTTTGACTATTACATAGCTGTGTCGGATGAATTTAAAAAAATGCTTGTTGAAAGAAGATTTGATGAGAATAGAATATTTGTCGTATATAATGGGATTGACTTTAACAATGTTTTGTTGAAATCAAACAGGAAAAATATTTTGAAAAAATATAAAATCAGAAATGACTCTAAAATTATAACAATGGTTGCGAGGCTTCATCCCATTAAGGGACATAAGTTTTTGTTTGATGCTATTAAACTTGTTTTAAAGGAATACGACGATGTTGTATTTTTGTTGATTGGGGACGGTTCTTTCAAAAGTGAACTTTTAAATTATAGCAAGGAATTAAATATTTTGCATAGATTAAGGTTTCTTGGGTTTCATAAACCAGATGAATATTTGGCGGTTTCAAATTTTACAGTTTTAACATCCCAGAGCGAGAGCTTCCCATTAAGCATATTAGAGGCTGCAAAGTATAAAAAGACTGTTGTGGCGACGGATGTAGGAGGAGTATCAAAATTGATAGAAGATGGAGTTAATGGATATTTAGTTAACTATGGAGAAGTGGAAGAACTTGCAGAAAAGATATTGAGTCTTTTGAGGGATGATTTAAAGTGCCAGCAGTTTGGACAAAGGCTTCATGAAAAGGCGAAGGAAAATTATTCAGTCGAGAAATTTGCTAAGCAGTATAGGGATATTTATGTGAAGATTGAAGGTGCTGGTAGAACAGGCAACGGTAGATAA